From the Bacteroidota bacterium genome, one window contains:
- a CDS encoding PAS domain S-box protein — protein MMKNLEYRDEVYLKTLMDNVSGAIIRTDKNYKIKVWNKVAEEIYGYSSDEVLGSSYFSLLKNNAEDSIAFKNEINHMNEALTAEVLHHNKNGNEINIVSTAIFLKNESGEVNEVLFFNKNITERKKAADEAWLFATLVEQTSDAVIFTDLNFVIQTWNKGAENLYGYSLPEVIGKTTGEVLQTIITSEERKQILESVNKNGHWKGEKRQKNKNGDTLHVLSSISLIRNVFGEPIGLVGINTDITSQYIEKSQIEEFNKGLKKKVHEQNQELQFVFERISDAFIALDANWNYIYLNEKAGELHGRVPADLIGKNIWDEFPQTRNEPFYNALHEAMASQKPMNVQLFSESTGRWYEDHIYPSPDGISSYYRDITAQKREEDERLKITERVRSILDQAFVGCIVFAFDWTYLYVNKIAASYGESTPENLIGKSFLDIYPRVVNSKIFSWLDQCMKDRKPLHAEFDYTFKDNSVRWYEVSVEPVDEGIFILSNEITESKKVERESQMLAEQLREISSSVPGAVYQFVLTTQGEMKFTFVSDGIEQLTGLKKEVCYVDALAAFSLVTPDYIEELFQTISESASTLLPWIYVFQIRDKQGVLKWIRGNSIPRKSENGDVVWNGTFADITELKNVEAELKASELRYRTLIEHASDLIFILDEDGVITDLNPIACNRLGFDHKDVVGKSIGTFIVSDVFLYQQINAEHLSKGQSVLSEIKMLCKSKEIVELESNIKLLPDGRILVIGRDLTERKIAEAKRLKSERRYRLLFERNLAGVYRTTVSGKILECNEAAAKMLGYNSVAELLALNTDALYFDKAEREKYLKLLRVNNALTNYQSKLKRKDGSSLYLIENISLSNDLEIGEEVIEGIAIDITDNVKANEELQDSKNQFQSLVENISGIYWVSDLLQMQTLYITPSYETIWGGKCEDLYEDTLDFLKPVHPDDYQDVYDFYKSLNETRNASITFRIIRPDGAIRWIESRVNVQENSKGEKYSYGYAEDITERKTADEAIRQSEQKYKLMFKKNPMPMWMASALDMKFISANEAAIEFYGYSNEEFLKMSTTDLLAQTSENEMDNTSRIRTGSKNSMTHVVAHKKRNGDVVQVEIKEHKIEYKGKPAFLILANDVTEKLIAEQMMKQSNLELRELSSHLETIREEERTTISREIHDELGQQLTGLKMDASWLSRKIPQKETVLQEKITTMISLIEDTVKSVRRISSDLRPGILDDLGLIDALDWASVEFERRTGIECKFKPPVEEVSFEKNLSTGIFRVYQEALTNVARHAGASRIKTTFDKSSDNWILVIEDDGMGFDSSDVISKKTLGLMGMKERAKMFGGKLNIASKAGVGTVVRLEVPLKEEN, from the coding sequence ATGATGAAAAATCTGGAATACCGGGATGAAGTTTATCTGAAAACATTGATGGACAATGTAAGCGGTGCCATCATACGCACTGATAAAAACTATAAGATTAAAGTATGGAATAAAGTAGCGGAAGAAATTTATGGTTATTCTTCCGACGAAGTACTTGGGTCCTCTTATTTCAGTTTGTTAAAGAATAATGCGGAAGATTCGATTGCGTTCAAGAATGAAATAAACCACATGAATGAAGCTTTAACAGCAGAAGTCTTGCATCACAATAAAAATGGAAATGAAATCAATATTGTTTCGACGGCGATCTTTTTAAAGAATGAAAGCGGTGAAGTGAATGAGGTATTGTTTTTCAATAAAAATATTACAGAGCGAAAAAAAGCGGCTGATGAAGCCTGGCTGTTCGCCACATTGGTAGAACAAACCAGTGATGCGGTGATTTTTACAGATTTGAATTTTGTAATTCAAACCTGGAATAAAGGGGCGGAAAATTTGTATGGGTATAGCCTTCCGGAGGTAATAGGCAAAACTACCGGAGAAGTGTTACAGACAATAATTACTTCGGAAGAACGAAAACAGATTCTGGAAAGTGTAAATAAAAATGGACATTGGAAAGGAGAAAAAAGGCAGAAAAATAAAAATGGAGATACTTTGCATGTGCTGTCTTCCATTTCATTGATCAGGAATGTTTTCGGGGAACCAATCGGTTTGGTGGGAATAAATACTGACATCACCAGTCAGTACATTGAAAAATCTCAAATAGAAGAATTTAATAAGGGCCTTAAGAAAAAAGTACACGAACAAAATCAGGAATTACAATTCGTATTTGAAAGAATTTCTGACGCCTTCATCGCTTTGGATGCCAATTGGAATTATATATATCTCAATGAGAAAGCAGGTGAGCTTCATGGCAGGGTTCCGGCTGATTTAATTGGAAAAAATATCTGGGATGAGTTTCCGCAAACCAGGAACGAGCCATTCTACAATGCATTACACGAAGCGATGGCTTCCCAGAAACCCATGAACGTCCAGCTTTTTTCTGAAAGCACCGGACGCTGGTATGAAGACCATATCTATCCATCACCTGACGGAATTTCATCCTATTACAGGGACATCACTGCCCAAAAAAGGGAAGAAGACGAACGTCTGAAAATTACAGAGCGGGTCCGGTCCATTCTGGATCAGGCTTTTGTGGGCTGTATTGTTTTCGCGTTTGACTGGACTTATTTATATGTAAATAAAATAGCAGCTTCATATGGAGAAAGTACTCCTGAAAATTTAATCGGTAAATCATTTCTGGATATTTACCCAAGGGTCGTGAACTCCAAAATATTTAGCTGGTTGGATCAGTGTATGAAGGATCGCAAACCCTTGCATGCTGAATTTGATTATACTTTTAAAGACAATAGTGTAAGATGGTACGAAGTCAGTGTGGAACCTGTTGATGAAGGGATCTTTATTCTTTCCAACGAAATTACTGAAAGTAAGAAAGTGGAACGTGAATCTCAGATGCTGGCTGAGCAATTGAGAGAAATCAGTTCTTCTGTTCCCGGCGCGGTTTATCAGTTTGTGCTGACAACGCAAGGCGAAATGAAATTTACATTTGTAAGCGATGGGATAGAACAGCTGACCGGTTTAAAAAAAGAGGTGTGCTATGTTGATGCCCTGGCTGCATTTTCACTTGTCACTCCGGACTACATTGAGGAGTTGTTCCAGACTATCAGTGAATCAGCAAGCACCTTATTACCCTGGATCTATGTTTTTCAGATACGTGATAAACAAGGTGTTCTTAAATGGATCAGGGGGAATTCAATTCCGCGCAAATCAGAAAATGGTGATGTTGTCTGGAACGGGACATTCGCCGATATCACCGAGTTGAAGAATGTAGAAGCAGAACTCAAGGCCAGCGAGCTGAGGTATCGGACCCTGATCGAACATGCTTCTGATTTGATCTTCATCCTGGATGAAGACGGTGTGATTACTGACCTCAATCCGATTGCCTGTAATCGTTTGGGTTTTGATCATAAAGATGTAGTTGGAAAATCTATCGGAACCTTTATTGTATCTGATGTATTCCTATATCAGCAAATCAATGCAGAGCATCTCTCGAAAGGTCAATCTGTCTTGAGTGAAATTAAAATGCTCTGTAAGAGCAAAGAAATTGTTGAACTTGAAAGCAATATTAAACTCTTGCCGGATGGACGAATTCTGGTGATCGGAAGGGATCTTACGGAGAGAAAAATTGCTGAAGCAAAACGTTTGAAATCCGAACGCAGATATCGTCTTTTGTTTGAAAGAAACCTCGCGGGTGTTTACAGGACAACTGTTTCCGGGAAAATTCTGGAATGCAATGAAGCCGCTGCAAAGATGCTTGGGTATAATTCGGTTGCAGAATTGCTTGCTCTGAATACAGATGCTCTTTATTTTGATAAAGCGGAACGTGAAAAGTATCTTAAGTTACTGAGGGTAAACAATGCGCTAACGAATTATCAGTCTAAATTAAAAAGAAAAGACGGTAGCTCACTTTACCTTATTGAGAATATTTCACTTTCCAATGATCTGGAAATAGGAGAGGAGGTCATTGAAGGGATCGCAATTGATATTACCGACAATGTAAAGGCGAATGAAGAATTGCAGGATTCCAAAAACCAGTTCCAAAGCCTCGTGGAAAATATTTCAGGTATATATTGGGTAAGCGATCTGCTGCAAATGCAAACGCTATATATCACACCATCTTATGAAACCATTTGGGGCGGAAAATGTGAAGATTTGTATGAAGATACATTAGACTTCTTGAAACCAGTCCACCCTGATGACTACCAGGATGTTTATGATTTTTACAAAAGCTTAAATGAAACCCGAAATGCAAGCATCACGTTTCGCATCATCCGACCTGATGGAGCCATCCGCTGGATAGAGTCCAGAGTCAACGTTCAGGAGAATTCAAAAGGAGAGAAATACTCGTATGGTTATGCGGAGGATATAACGGAAAGAAAAACCGCTGATGAGGCGATCAGACAATCTGAGCAGAAGTATAAATTAATGTTTAAAAAAAATCCAATGCCGATGTGGATGGCATCAGCTTTGGATATGAAATTCATTTCCGCCAATGAAGCAGCGATTGAATTTTATGGGTATTCTAATGAAGAGTTTTTGAAAATGTCCACAACAGATTTGTTGGCGCAGACATCGGAGAACGAAATGGATAATACCTCAAGGATCAGAACGGGCTCAAAAAACAGCATGACACATGTAGTCGCTCATAAAAAAAGGAATGGCGATGTGGTTCAGGTAGAAATCAAGGAACATAAAATTGAATACAAAGGGAAGCCCGCGTTTCTGATCCTGGCTAATGACGTAACCGAAAAACTCATTGCGGAGCAAATGATGAAGCAATCCAATCTGGAATTGAGAGAACTTTCATCACATCTGGAAACTATTCGTGAAGAAGAGCGAACTACAATTTCACGGGAAATCCATGATGAGTTAGGTCAGCAATTGACAGGGCTAAAAATGGATGCTTCCTGGCTTAGCAGAAAAATTCCGCAGAAAGAAACTGTTCTCCAGGAAAAAATAACGACGATGATTTCTTTGATTGAAGATACGGTGAAATCAGTCCGTCGTATTTCTTCTGACTTGCGTCCGGGTATTCTTGATGATCTTGGACTTATCGATGCGCTTGACTGGGCAAGCGTGGAATTCGAACGCAGGACTGGAATTGAATGCAAGTTCAAGCCACCTGTTGAAGAAGTTTCCTTTGAGAAAAATTTATCTACAGGAATATTCCGGGTTTATCAGGAAGCACTTACCAATGTGGCGAGGCATGCCGGGGCATCCCGGATCAAAACAACATTTGATAAATCATCAGACAACTGGATTTTGGTAATTGAAGATGATGGAATGGGTTTTGATTCTTCTGATGTCATCAGTAAAAAAACACTTGGATTGATGGGTATGAAGGAAAGGGCAAAGATGTTCGGAGGCAAGTTAAATATTGCGAGTAAAGCGGGAGTCGGAACTGTGGTCAGACTTGAAGTTCCATTGAAGGAAGAAAATTAG